The proteins below come from a single Methanolobus chelungpuianus genomic window:
- a CDS encoding dihydrolipoyl dehydrogenase, which yields MKEYDLIIIGTGSGTNYLYPMLDADPDMRIAVIDKDEPGGICLTRGCIPSKLLLYPAELVRDIGTAANFGISAHIENIDFGAVMHRMRSIISQDIDNVRHSLTHNKRIDYYNATASFVSPYTLEVGYEVIKSEMIFLSTGSKPSIPPVKGLEETGYLTSDTVLSMEELPASLAIIGGGYIAAEYGHFFSAMGAKVTIIGRNPYFIPDEEPEISVLAKRMMSEHMEILTNHEVLEVSASPEGKKVLARDRRTGEEKTIVAAEILVATGRSPNNALLKPGLGGIETDALGWIKVNENLGSSQKNVWAFGDATGKYLFKHVANHESTVVYYNAILGRQAKADYHAVPHAVFSYPEIAGVGMSELAAAEMYGKDNIVIGFYRFEDTGKGKAMDLKDEFVKVILEAPTQKILGAHIIGPHASVLIHEIIPLMYTSKQDAAPLMYAMDIHPSLSEVIKRAFYSRMPVDEYHMVMQALGLE from the coding sequence ATGAAAGAATACGATCTCATTATCATCGGCACAGGCTCAGGAACCAACTATCTTTATCCTATGCTGGACGCTGACCCTGATATGAGGATTGCCGTCATTGATAAAGATGAACCTGGCGGCATCTGCCTTACCAGAGGCTGTATTCCCTCCAAGCTGCTCCTTTATCCGGCAGAGCTTGTAAGGGATATCGGGACTGCCGCAAACTTCGGCATCAGTGCACATATCGAAAACATAGACTTCGGGGCCGTAATGCACAGGATGAGGAGCATCATATCCCAGGATATTGACAATGTACGGCACAGTCTTACCCATAACAAAAGAATAGATTACTATAACGCGACAGCCAGCTTTGTTTCACCCTACACCCTGGAGGTCGGCTATGAGGTCATAAAGTCAGAAATGATTTTCCTGAGCACAGGCTCAAAACCTTCGATACCTCCGGTCAAAGGTCTTGAGGAAACGGGCTACCTTACCAGCGACACAGTTCTCTCAATGGAAGAACTTCCCGCAAGCCTCGCAATAATAGGAGGTGGCTACATCGCCGCCGAATACGGCCACTTTTTTTCGGCCATGGGTGCAAAGGTCACGATAATAGGAAGGAACCCTTACTTCATTCCTGACGAGGAACCCGAGATATCAGTTCTTGCAAAGCGCATGATGTCTGAGCATATGGAGATACTCACAAATCATGAAGTGCTTGAAGTCTCTGCCTCTCCCGAGGGTAAAAAGGTCCTTGCCAGGGATCGCAGGACAGGTGAGGAGAAGACCATCGTAGCCGCCGAGATTCTGGTAGCCACAGGCCGCTCTCCCAATAACGCTCTCCTGAAACCCGGTCTCGGGGGAATAGAGACAGATGCCCTTGGCTGGATAAAGGTCAATGAGAACCTGGGAAGTTCACAGAAGAACGTGTGGGCCTTTGGGGATGCCACCGGAAAGTATCTCTTCAAGCATGTCGCAAACCATGAGTCCACAGTAGTCTACTACAATGCGATCCTGGGCAGGCAAGCCAAAGCTGATTATCACGCTGTTCCCCATGCAGTCTTCAGTTATCCTGAAATAGCCGGTGTGGGAATGAGCGAACTTGCAGCCGCAGAAATGTACGGGAAGGATAACATCGTCATCGGCTTCTACCGTTTTGAGGACACGGGCAAAGGAAAGGCAATGGACCTGAAGGATGAGTTCGTGAAGGTCATCCTTGAAGCGCCAACTCAAAAGATCCTGGGTGCCCACATAATAGGCCCTCACGCCTCCGTGCTCATTCATGAGATAATTCCTCTCATGTACACCTCGAAGCAGGATGCAGCCCCGCTAATGTATGCAATGGACATCCACCCCTCTCTCAGCGAGGTTATCAAGAGAGCCTTTTACTCAAGGATGCCGGTGGATGAATATCATATGGTCATGCAGGCACTGGGGCTGGAATAG